TAGAAGTCCAATAGAATATAGGAAATTTAAAGAAAAAAATGTTGATAATTAAATTGAGTACTTGACAGGGTACAGATCACATAAAGAATTTTTAGAAGTAGAAAGTTGTATTATGACCCTCGCAGATAAAACAAATATAGATGAATGGGAAAAATGGTTTGAGTTATCTTATGAACCTACTTGGAGCTTAGAAGATAGGGTAGATAGACTAATATATACTTTTAATTCACATGGATTTTTTACTCCTAAATTTTTAAAAGAACAAGCAAAAATATTTACAAATGGAGAAATTGAGATATTTGAAGATTTTTCTAAATATCATTTTACAATACAGTTTACTAGTATAATAGGAACTCCACCAAATTTAGATAACTTTAAGAAAATGGTAAATGTAAATAAACCAGTTCATTTAACATTTGATATTAAATTTAGATACAGAACTTGGGGAGAACTTAAAGTCAAAACATGGGATAGCTTAAAAGTAAATACTTGGGAAGAAATAAGAAGTAAGGGAGTGATATAATGCCAATTTTAACTAATTTTTTAAAATTACTAAAACCAGAAAAAAATGATTATGTAGATGTGGAAAAACATATATCAGAGAATTATGACAAAATAGATAATAAAATGGAAGAGTTATCTAGCTCTAATGATGAAAAATTAAATAAAGGGAATGTTTCTTCTGAATATGATACAGCAAAGAAAATAGAGGATAAAATAAAAGCTGTACAAGACACAGCCGATAATAAATTAAATAAAGGAAATCTTCCTACAACAATAACAGACGCAAAAGAGATTTATGATTTGTTAGAAAATAACAGTGGTCTTAATTTTGATAAGAATTTACTATTTTTAAATGATAAAGGTGTTAAGACACAAGGAAAAATTTATTTTGATAGAAATAAAGTAGGAATGTTTGAATGTATAAAAACGACTCCAGAAGATTATGTTGCAAATTCAACAACATATTTTGTAGATATTAGTAATAAGTCAAGTTCTGACAGATTAAGCAATCTGAATGATTATTGTAGTAAAATGATAAACAGCGAATACTCGAATCATCTAATAACAAAAAAGTATAGCATGTTAATAGATTACCTCAAAGAAGCTAAAGAGCAAAATATATTACATAAAGTTATGTATATAAATATAGATACTATTGAAGATCTATCTTTTTTACCGATCAGGGAGCCTCACGAGTTTACTATATTATATTTTGGTAATTTAGGAGTCAAGGCTCTTTGTTCTTTTGATAATTATACTTATTTGATAGACTCTTGGAATGATTCAGCATTAAGTCCTCTCAAATATAAAAGAATAATTTAAACTTTTTAAGCAATCTGAATAAAGTTTTTTATGGAAAACATACTCTTGATAAACCTATTTCATTAGATTTCAAAACTTATAAATGTTTTTATTTAAGGCTAATATTTAACAAAGAAAATGTTAGATATGGCTCAGAGGCTGAAATCTTCCAGGACACTAAAGAGATAAGCTCTATAGGAATAAGTTCTGCAAGTGGTATAATTGCTGCTAACTTTTCAATATCAAACAATACTTTGTTTTTAACTAGAGGAAAAGTATATTATGAAAATCAATATCAAGATTATAGTGCTATTAGTCCTAATCAATATTTTTTTACAGTAGAACTTTACGCTCTAAAAAATAATTAAAAGTAATTGTTATTTAAAAGTTACTAATTGTCCAAAAAATTTATAAGTTAATTCGCCTTCAGACGAGCTTATGAAAAGATTTCCATTGGAGAAATATTCTAAAGGTTTGTTATCTCCAAAATTCCCAGAAACAACTCCAGTCATATTCTTATAACCAGAGGGTACTTTAATAAGGACGTCAGTTAAACTTGGAATAACAACTCCCCCTCCTTTAAAACTACATATCAATATATGATTGTTTATTTCATAGCAATGAACGTCAAAATTATATTTAGAATTATGAACTACAGTTTCTTTAAAATTATATAGATTGCTTACTAAGCAATCTGAATACAATTAAATTATATGATGAAAATGAAGTTGCTATAATATATGAATCAGAGACAATGTATTTTATTGTTATTAAAAATAGAATTCTTGTTAATAGAAAAAATTTTATGCTAGATAAAGAAATTAATGTTTCAGGTTATGTATCTACTATTGTTTGCGATAGAAATAATTCATGGGAAATTGGTTTTTTTTCAATACATAAAACTGCTATTAACTTTAATGAATCTCTTTTAAATACTAAAACTATTAGTACAACTATAATTATTCCTAAAAGATTATAATAAAAATAAGTATTTTAATTTTCTAACTAATTGCTTAAGAGAAAAACTTCATATGCTATAATTTTCTTAAATCAATTTAGGAGGTTATATATGAAAAAATATGAAGTTACAACAGCAATTACTGGAAAAAAATTAGGAATATCAGAAAAAAATATTGAAATTTATGTGAAGTATTTACAGAGTTGTATTATCAAATCTCAAGATACAGTACAAACAACTTACAAAACATATTTTGATAATATGAAGTTGTTTTTTAGATATTTAAAAGAACACGAGGGAAACAGGTATATTTTATCCCAAGATACACAAAAACAATTTACAGACATATGGGAAAGATATTGTAGTTATTGTTTTAGTAAAGGAAATAGTAGGGTTACAGTAAATAAGAAAAGGACAGCTTGCAGTACCTTTTTTGACTGGTGCTTAAAGAGAAGATTGATAAAAGTCAATCCATTTATCTATATAGAAAAACTTAAAATTACTCAAGGAGATAAAAGAAGAAATTCATATTTTCTTACAGCTAGTCAGATATGGGAAATAAATTATGTAATGAGAAATAATAAGAAATTTGATACTCAGGATTTATTACTATTTAATTTATTTTTAGATTCAGGAGCTAGAATAAGTGAAATTCATGGACTAAGGTTAGAACAATTAGACTTAGAAGAAATGTTATTTAATAATGTAAGGTTAAAAGAAAGATACATTGAACCAGTAATCTTTTTTGAAGAAACAAAATTATTATTAAAAAAATGGTTAAAAGAAAGAAATGAAAAAGGAATAGACAATGAATATTTATTCACAACCACTTATAATAAAAAAGTTAATCATATGTCAAAAGAAACTATTAGAAGTAGGATAAGAGCAATTGGGAAGATAGTTGGGATTGAGGATTTTTATCCTCATTCTATTAGAAAATCAATATTAAATATTACTGGACAACAGTCAGAATCAGTTGCAGCAGCATTAGGACATCATAAAAATGTAGCTGTAACAAGAGAGCATTATATGAAGAAAAAGAAATTAACGGAAATGAGAAATACTTTGTTACAAATTCGTAACTTAGCAGGTCTATAACATATGTAACAATACATAGATTTTTAAAACTCATTATAAAATTTACAAATAATCATTAAAAAATATTGATTTTTATTAAAATAATCAGATATTTTATAGAAGTTATTTAATAAAAAAAGCTATTTTTTACATTTTTATCATTAAGAATAGTTGTAGTTTTAAAAATCTGTGTAAATTTTAAAGTTAAAAAATTAATAAATTTCAACAAAAAAGGAGGCATAAAAAATGTCAAATTTAACTTATATTTATCAAAAAAATGTATCTGAAATTAAGTTATTAGATACATTAAATTATACTTTAGAGGAGTTCAAAACTAATCCTCAAGGTTGTTATCCAGGATTTAATAAAAAAAATATGGTTGTATCTTCTGAAAAGTATGATTATCCTTGCATAGATTACTCAGGAGAACTTAGAAATAAAACTAGAGAAGAAAGAATCCTTGAAGGTGAAATTGAATTGCTGCAAGATGGTGAATATGTAGCTGATGGGAAAATTATAACTGTTCCTGCACCAGAAAATTTATTGAAAAAAGTATGGGATAAAGAACTTCATATCTGGAAAGAATCAGCAACAGAAGAAGAACAAAAAACAGAATGGTTTAATAGAATAAATAGTTGGAAGCCAAAAGTATTAGAAGGTCCTTTCAGATATTTGCATTCAGATGGAAAAACATATCATCAAAAACTTAGAGTGGGAAAAGATGATACTCTTTTATCTACTGCAATCCAAGCATTAATAAGAAATTCAGAGATACCAAGCATTGAATGGGCTTTTGACGATGAAAACAATTCTGTTTTTATGACACTTGAGGATTTAAGAAAGTTACAGGATACAGGGTTTGTATGGACTCAATGTGTGTATGAAGCTGAAAGAGAATTGAAAGCAATGAAAGCTGATTTTACAAAAAATATTAATTTTTTCAAAGAAACAGCTATAAAACACCTTGATAAATATAAGATAACTGTATTTAAAACTAAGCAATAAATGAATTACAAGTTGCAAAAAATAATTTTAAGAGCCTGCAAAGGCTCTTTTTTATTATATTTATAACAAAAAGAAAGGGGGTACTCCATATGTTTAAATTTTCAAGAAACAGTGAAAAAAAGTTACAATACTTACATCCAAATTTACAGAATTTTTTTAGAGAGCTGATTAAAATTTCTCCGTATGATTTCTCTATTACTCAAGGAATAAGAACTGCTGAAGAACAAAATAAACTTTACCAACAAGGCAGAACCGTGCCCGGAAAAATTGTTACGAATTGTGATGGGTATAAATTAAAATCCAACCACCAAACTAAATCTGATGGACTTGGACATGCTGGGGATATAGCAATTTTAATTAACAATAAAATTACTTGGGAAGAAAAGTACTATAAAGAGGTGGCTAGAGCTGGAAGAATTTTAATGAAAAAATATAATGTTGAGTGGGGTGGAGATTGGGAAAAATTTAAGGACCTGCCTCATTTTGAATATATTGGAGAGTGATATGATGACTTTTGTTTTAGCTTTTTTAAAAAGAATGATACTCAAATATTTAACCTCAGTGGCTTTAGAAAAAGTCGTTATTATATTTCTTGGTGAGCTTGTAAAAAGGACTGATTCCAAGGTAGATGATAAGCTTTACGACGCAGTATTTAATCAAACACAACTTGAAGATATTACAACTAAGGGGGATTAATGGAAAATTTTGACATATATTTTAAAATTTTTTCAGTTATTGCTGGAGTTTTAGCAGCTTATCATAAATATCTAATGAAACAATTAGAAAAGAAAATGGATATAAATGATTGCAGTAAACAACAAGAAATTTTATTAAAAGAAAGAAGTAGAATAGAAGCAATACTTGATGAAAGAACCAAGACAATTTTTGAACAACAAAAAGAGATCCATGATGACTTAAGAATAATAAAAGAGTATCTACTCAAAAAATAAAAAAAGTAGAGATAATTTTATTTTTGTTCTAAATCTCTAATTTGCTTGTGAAATAAAAATTAAAGGCAGCAAATAGGCAGCAAACTAAAATTTAATATCAGTAAAAATAAGAAATTAAAACAATCTCAAAGGTAACGTTTCGTTACCTTTTAATTAATAGAAAGCCGTATAATTATTTAGATTATAATTTTATTTGTTAGCCATTTGTTAAAAAAATTTAAAGTAGAGTAAAAAATAAAAAAGAGATTAACTCTTTATCAAGAATTAATCTCTCTAATCAATATACCTTTAAATTTAAATTATTTATTTTCTACACAGCAATCAAAATGAAGTTTATGTCCCATTCTTTCAAATTTAGTTCTTAAATATTTTTCATTAACTTCATTTGGCTTTATTTCTATTTCAGCTCTTTTTACAACTTTCATACCATAGTTTTCAAGTCCTTCTATTTTAGCAGGATTGTTAGTCATAAGAACTACAGATTTTACTCCAAGAGCTTTTAACATTTGAGCAGCTACAGCATAATCTCTTTCATCTTCTCCAAATCCTAAAGCAAGATTTGCATCTACTGTATCAAGTCCACTATCTTGAAGTTTGTAAGCTTTTATCTTATTAATAAGTCCAATTCCTCTTCCTTCTTGTCTTAGATATAGAACGATTCCTTCACCTTTATCTTCGATAGTTCTCATAGCTTTTTTAAGTTGAGAACCACAATCACATCTATAAGAACCTAATATATCTCCAGTAAAACATTCTGAGTGAATTCTTACTAGTACATTTTCTTTACCAGCTACCTCACCTTTAACGATAGCGATATGCTCTTTACCATCAAGTTGATTATCAAATCCAACAAGTTCAAAAGTTCCGGAATCAGTAGGAAGTTTTGCAGAACACTCTACTTTAACAAGTTCATCGTGAACTTTTCTGTAATGAATAAGTTGTTCTATTGAAACTATTTTTAAGTTATGTTCTTTTGTGAAAGCTAATAAATCGTCAAGTCTAGACATCATTCCATCTTCTTTCATTATTTCACAACAAAGTCCAACTTCTTTAAGTCCAGCAAGTTTCATTAAATCGACAGTAGCCTCAGTATGTCCATCTCTTTCAAGAACACCTTTTTCTTTAGCTCTTAATGGGAACATATGTCCAGGTCTTCTAAAATCGCTAGGTTTTGCTCCATCTTCTACAAGTTTTCTTGCAGTAAGTCCACGTTCGTAAGCTGATATTCCTGTTGTTGTATCAATGTGGTCAATAGAAACTGTAAAAGCTGTACAATGGTTATCAGTATTATTTACTACCATTTGAGGTAAGTCTAATTTTTTTATATATTCATCAGACATAGGCATACAGATAAGCCCTTTTGCATAAGTTGCCATAAAGTTTACATTTTCAAGTGTAGCAAACTCAGCAGCACAAATTACATCTCCTTCGTTTTCTCTATTTTCATCATCAACAACAACAATTATTTTTCCATCTCTTAAATCTTGAAGAGCCTCTTCTATTGTATTAAACATCTTGTATCCTCCTTGAATTTTTAGAAAAATCCATGTTTTGCTAAAAAATTCATATCTATTTTAGATTTTTCCTCTTTTTCATTATTATTAAAATTTAAAAGTCTTTCTATATATTTTCCTATTAAATCTGTTTCAATGTTTACATAATCCCCTGTTTTTTTTCTTCCAAGAGTTATCATCTCTTGAGTATGAGGGATTAAAGATACAGAAAGTGTATTATCTTTATATCCAACTATTGAAAGACTAGCTCCATCAATACTAACTCTACCTTTTTCAACTATGTATTTCATAAATCTTGGCTCAATTTCTATAATATAGATTTTTGCAATTCCATCTTTTTCTATTGAAATAATTCTTCCTTCGCAATCCACATCTCCAGTAACTAAATGTCCTCCAAGAGGAGTAGCTAGAGTTATAGATTTTTCAAGATTTACTATTGCACCAGATTTTAATCTTTTAAGATTAGTTCTTTTTATAGTTTCGTGCATACAATCAGCCACAAAATAGTCTGAACCGATCTCAATAGCTGTAAGACAAGTTCCGTTAGTTGCAATACTGTCTCCAAGTTTTGCATTTTCAAGAACTTTTTTACATTGGATCTTTAATTGAACTGATTTATCTCCACTAGTAATAGAAAGAACTTTACCCATTTCCTCAACTAAACCAGTAAAAATATTAATCACCTACCTTAAGGTTTATATTTTTAAAAAATTCAACTGATATATTATCATTAATTATATTATATTTTACATTTTCTAAATGAAAACAATCTTTAATCTCTTTAAAATTAAACCCATCTATAAATGAAAGTCCACCACCTAAGATTTTAGGAGCTATAAATATTTCTCCACCATCTATTCTATCTTCTTTAAAAGCTTTAGATATTAGATACGAACCACCTTCTAAAAGAACAGAATCTATTTTTAACTCTCCAATCTTATCAAGTATTTCATCAATTTTAAAATCTTCACCAGCTAAAAATATAAATCTTATTCCTTTATCAATGAACTTTTTATATTTTTCATTAAGTTCTATATCTTTTAAAATATTTTCAGATGTAACAATGATGCTTTTATTATCATCAAAATTTGCAAAATTACTATCAACTGGAGTTTTAAAATGTGGGTCTACAACTATTCTAAAAGGATTTCTTCCATTTTCTATACGAGCTGTAAGTCTAGGATTATCTTTTAATAAAGTATTAACTCCTATCATAATTCCCATATAATCATTTCTCAAGTGTTGCACTTTTTCACGAGAATTTTCATTAGTTATCCATTTTGAATCTCCGAAAGATGTGGCAATTTTACCATCTAAAGTGATAGCACATTTTAAAAATAAAAATGGTTTTTTATCTTGAATATATTTAAAGAAAACTTTATTAACTTCAAGAGCTTTATCTCTGCAAAGTCCAACTTCTACTTCAATACCAGCCTCTTTAAGAATTTTTATTCCACGACCAGCTACCAAAGGATTTGGATCAAGACAAGCCACAACACATTTTTTTATTTTCATTTTTTTTATTTTCTCAACACAAGGTGGAGTTTTACCAAAATGTGAACAAGGTTCAAGAGTTACATATAAAGTAGCACCTTGGGCATTCTCTCCAGCTTCATCAAGGGCGTATACTTCAGCGTGAGGACCTCCAAAAAATTTGTGATAACCTTGACCGATTATTTTGTCATCTTTTACCACAACAGCCCCCACCAATGGATTTGGATTAACTTTGCCCTTTCCTTTTAAAGCTAGTTCTAAAGCCAATTCCATATATTTTTTATCCATTTGTATTACATCCCCTTTAAAAGATTACACATTTCGATAGCACCATTTGCAACGTCAAATCCTTTATTTCCAGCTTTTGTACCAGCTCTTTCGATAGCCTCTTCGATAGAGTTTGTAGTAAGTACACCAAACATTACAGGGATATTAGTTTTTAAAGATATTGTTGCACAACCTTTTGAAACTTCAGCACACACATAGTCAAAGTGTGGAGTAGCTCCTTTTATAACAGCACCTAAAGCGATAACAGCGTCATATTTTCCAGATTCAGCCATTTTTTGTACAACAACTGGAATTTCAAATGCTCCTGGAACCCAAGCTAAAGTGATATCATCATCATTAACTCCGTGTCTTCTAAGAGCGTCTTCTGCTCCACCGATTAGTTTTGAAGTTATAAATTCATTAAATCTTCCTGCAACTATTCCTACTTTTAATCCTTTTCCGTCAAAATTTCCTTCTAATACTCTCATTATTTCCTCCTGTTATTTTGTAACTTACAGGGAAAAAAGAAAGCCCGAAATAACTTTCGGGCATTTATAACAAAGTATATAAATAAACTATATAATAAATCTGCTAAAGCCTAAGAGCCTTGCTAATATAATCTAAAAACACTTTGTAACCTTCTTCCATCCAGACTCTAACTGTCGGTCTTGGAATCTCACCAAGTCAATGCCTAAGCACTTGAGGACTTTACCTCCGATCGGGAATTTCACCCTGCCCTGAAGTTTTACAATTTTTTATTTATTATCCTTATAGCCTAATTATACAATAGGTTAAGTATTGTGTCAAGGGGTTTGACGAATTTTTTTTACTCCCAAGGTTAAAAATACTCCAATTGATACAATCATTGATAAAAATTCATTAATAGGAGATGTAAGCCAAATTCCATTTATTCCTAAAAATTTTGGTAGGGTAAAAAGTAAAATATTTACAAATATCATTCCTCT
The Fusobacterium perfoetens DNA segment above includes these coding regions:
- a CDS encoding YmfQ family protein, with the protein product MTGYRSHKEFLEVESCIMTLADKTNIDEWEKWFELSYEPTWSLEDRVDRLIYTFNSHGFFTPKFLKEQAKIFTNGEIEIFEDFSKYHFTIQFTSIIGTPPNLDNFKKMVNVNKPVHLTFDIKFRYRTWGELKVKTWDSLKVNTWEEIRSKGVI
- a CDS encoding tyrosine-type recombinase/integrase, coding for MKKYEVTTAITGKKLGISEKNIEIYVKYLQSCIIKSQDTVQTTYKTYFDNMKLFFRYLKEHEGNRYILSQDTQKQFTDIWERYCSYCFSKGNSRVTVNKKRTACSTFFDWCLKRRLIKVNPFIYIEKLKITQGDKRRNSYFLTASQIWEINYVMRNNKKFDTQDLLLFNLFLDSGARISEIHGLRLEQLDLEEMLFNNVRLKERYIEPVIFFEETKLLLKKWLKERNEKGIDNEYLFTTTYNKKVNHMSKETIRSRIRAIGKIVGIEDFYPHSIRKSILNITGQQSESVAAALGHHKNVAVTREHYMKKKKLTEMRNTLLQIRNLAGL
- a CDS encoding M15 family metallopeptidase gives rise to the protein MFKFSRNSEKKLQYLHPNLQNFFRELIKISPYDFSITQGIRTAEEQNKLYQQGRTVPGKIVTNCDGYKLKSNHQTKSDGLGHAGDIAILINNKITWEEKYYKEVARAGRILMKKYNVEWGGDWEKFKDLPHFEYIGE
- a CDS encoding bifunctional 3,4-dihydroxy-2-butanone-4-phosphate synthase/GTP cyclohydrolase II: MFNTIEEALQDLRDGKIIVVVDDENRENEGDVICAAEFATLENVNFMATYAKGLICMPMSDEYIKKLDLPQMVVNNTDNHCTAFTVSIDHIDTTTGISAYERGLTARKLVEDGAKPSDFRRPGHMFPLRAKEKGVLERDGHTEATVDLMKLAGLKEVGLCCEIMKEDGMMSRLDDLLAFTKEHNLKIVSIEQLIHYRKVHDELVKVECSAKLPTDSGTFELVGFDNQLDGKEHIAIVKGEVAGKENVLVRIHSECFTGDILGSYRCDCGSQLKKAMRTIEDKGEGIVLYLRQEGRGIGLINKIKAYKLQDSGLDTVDANLALGFGEDERDYAVAAQMLKALGVKSVVLMTNNPAKIEGLENYGMKVVKRAEIEIKPNEVNEKYLRTKFERMGHKLHFDCCVENK
- the ribE gene encoding riboflavin synthase, with translation MFTGLVEEMGKVLSITSGDKSVQLKIQCKKVLENAKLGDSIATNGTCLTAIEIGSDYFVADCMHETIKRTNLKRLKSGAIVNLEKSITLATPLGGHLVTGDVDCEGRIISIEKDGIAKIYIIEIEPRFMKYIVEKGRVSIDGASLSIVGYKDNTLSVSLIPHTQEMITLGRKKTGDYVNIETDLIGKYIERLLNFNNNEKEEKSKIDMNFLAKHGFF
- the ribD gene encoding bifunctional diaminohydroxyphosphoribosylaminopyrimidine deaminase/5-amino-6-(5-phosphoribosylamino)uracil reductase RibD, with the protein product MDKKYMELALELALKGKGKVNPNPLVGAVVVKDDKIIGQGYHKFFGGPHAEVYALDEAGENAQGATLYVTLEPCSHFGKTPPCVEKIKKMKIKKCVVACLDPNPLVAGRGIKILKEAGIEVEVGLCRDKALEVNKVFFKYIQDKKPFLFLKCAITLDGKIATSFGDSKWITNENSREKVQHLRNDYMGIMIGVNTLLKDNPRLTARIENGRNPFRIVVDPHFKTPVDSNFANFDDNKSIIVTSENILKDIELNEKYKKFIDKGIRFIFLAGEDFKIDEILDKIGELKIDSVLLEGGSYLISKAFKEDRIDGGEIFIAPKILGGGLSFIDGFNFKEIKDCFHLENVKYNIINDNISVEFFKNINLKVGD
- the ribE gene encoding 6,7-dimethyl-8-ribityllumazine synthase, producing MRVLEGNFDGKGLKVGIVAGRFNEFITSKLIGGAEDALRRHGVNDDDITLAWVPGAFEIPVVVQKMAESGKYDAVIALGAVIKGATPHFDYVCAEVSKGCATISLKTNIPVMFGVLTTNSIEEAIERAGTKAGNKGFDVANGAIEMCNLLKGM